In the genome of Dermacentor silvarum isolate Dsil-2018 chromosome 1, BIME_Dsil_1.4, whole genome shotgun sequence, one region contains:
- the LOC125939736 gene encoding UPF0746 protein DDB_G0281095-like: MAARRSFGPSLTPAGKVQVRCIPQQQQQQQQQQQQQQQQQQQQQQQQQQQQQQQQQQQQQQQQQQQQQQQQQQQQQQQQQQQQQQQQQQQQQQQQQQQQQQQQQQQQQQQQQQQQQQQQQQQQQQQQQQQQQQQQQQQQQQQQQQQQQQQQQQQQQQQQQQQQQQQQQQQ; this comes from the exons GGAAAGTGCAGGTGCGCTGCATACCC cagcagcagcagcagcagcagcagcagcagcagcagcagcagcagcagcagcagcagcagcagcagcagcagcagcagcagcagcagcagcagcagcagcagcagcagcagcagcagcagcagcagcagcagcagcagcagcagcagcagcagcagcagcagcagcagcagcagcagcagcagcagcagcagcagcagcagcagcagcagcagcagcagcagcagcagcagcagcagcagcagcagcagcagcagcagcagcagcagcagcagcagcagcagcagcagcagcagcagcagcagcagcagcagcagcagcagcagcagcagcagcagcagcagcagcagcagcagcagcagcagcagcagcagcagcagcagcagcagcagcagcagcagcagcagcagcagcagcagcagcagcagcagcagcagcagcag